A single region of the Rhodothermia bacterium genome encodes:
- the rpsP gene encoding 30S ribosomal protein S16 — MAVKLRLRRMGRSKRPLYGIVAADSRARRDGRFIEDLGRYNPIPEPAEITINEDRLMYWLREGAEPSDTVRAILSSRGLLLRLHLERKGKTAEEIEQELDSWKAAKAGKSRSLNVTKADRVREAFAKEKQQAEEKAAELAKLRAEAEARAKAEAEAARAAAEAARAAAAAEAAAAQEAANAVAAAADEAVADAAAETTAEA, encoded by the coding sequence ATGGCAGTTAAACTTCGCCTGAGAAGAATGGGACGCTCCAAACGTCCACTCTACGGGATTGTTGCCGCAGACAGTCGGGCACGCCGCGACGGACGCTTTATCGAAGATTTGGGTCGCTATAACCCGATTCCAGAGCCGGCTGAGATTACCATCAACGAAGACCGCTTGATGTATTGGTTGCGCGAAGGCGCAGAACCAAGTGACACGGTTCGCGCTATCCTGAGCAGCAGAGGGCTATTGCTCCGTCTCCATTTAGAGCGCAAAGGCAAAACCGCAGAAGAAATTGAACAAGAATTGGACTCTTGGAAAGCCGCAAAAGCTGGAAAGAGCCGTTCCTTGAATGTAACCAAAGCAGACCGAGTTCGTGAGGCATTTGCAAAAGAAAAGCAACAAGCCGAAGAAAAAGCTGCTGAATTGGCAAAACTTCGAGCAGAAGCCGAAGCCCGCGCAAAAGCTGAAGCCGAGGCCGCTCGTGCTGCTGCCGAAGCTGCTCGTGCCGCCGCCGCTGCCGAAGCTGCCGCCGCACAAGAGGCCGCAAATGCGGTTGCTGCAGCTGCCGATGAGGCCGTAGCCGATGCCGCCGCCGAGACAACCGCCGAAGCCTAA